CCGCTTCGTTTTATCTCGAACACATGGCATTCCATTCATCGGTACACGCAACGGCAACGATTGCTTCGTTTGTCGCGTATTAATCCCCGGAGAAAACTGTTCGAGCCGATCTGCGATTTCTTGCGCGATAGTTAGAGGATTCTAGTGGTTGGCTCTTGAGCAAATTGTTCCTGGACTAGTCgtgttctattttttaatgctTTTCGAAGTCGTTGCTTAAAAATGGGCCAAGGGTACAATAACGAACGTAATTATCTTGAtcgttctttcttattttagtCTTACTCTTAATCGTAGGATTTCGATTTGTGATACTTTCGTTAGAACGTTAAATATAGAAGTTTCGTCAttgtatttctgtattttttaagaaactgTGATAcatgataattttatatttagtcacatttcgtatttataacgtttcaactgtgtttataattataattggcattttatatacttacgcaattactttcttcttatttcctCTTGAAATAACTCTAATAATCAGATTACTTGAACTCACATGGCTAAAGTTCAAGTAATTTGTCCAATACGAACGAGGCTTTGGCTTCTAATGCtactataaaattctataaacaGTTTCGAACATTTCGCTCTGCATTTGCAATTAAATCTCTACCCAGTTGCACATAGAAACTTCATTAACGTGTGATGTATACTTAATCACCTCTCCTTTCTTCTGCTTTCACAACTCACCTCActttatatttcttcataCCCAATCTCACAGACTATCTAAAAATCATTCGTTTACATTTCTTCGTCGGTGGACGAACGTTAGATCGGTATCTTTGACCCCTTCAGGGTCCTCTAAACAAGTTGCCGATCCGTAGTTTACGAGCAAAACCAATTGACACAGCTCAGCTTGAATTATTAACTCGAACAGCAGAGAGCCGGTTGACTATTACCCTATCAGAGCTATCTCTCATTAACCATAGCAGCTTCAGCAGTTAACACGATAAAGCGAGCAATCCGAGTAACAGATCGTGGCACATCCACTGCTGGCAAAGGATATCGATTCAAGAGCTAATTCAATTTGTTATCGACTTGCCAACTTGCAGCGCTGTTGATCGTAATGAATGACGAGATTTAACAAATGCATCGTACTTAATCAGACCTTCGTGATCAGCGAACAATAACCGCGATTACTTTTCTCACTGGTAACATTGGATGTGCAACGTTGCTTAAGAGTAGATGTTTCGATTGggaaaaagtttttttttatcggAGATACAACAGGATTAATTAAGAATGACAAATAAGTTTCATACAAGCTAAGACGAAGATCGAAACTTTTCACGAAGATTGTTCATTTCCaattaaaagattataatGATTATCATGCAAGCGTTCGACATCAAAGATAATTGATACTCCGTTTAATtgaaatagtaatagtatatatgtatgtactcgTGAAAAGTATCCTGTGGGTTGATCAAGAAAATCTATGCTATGAACGTAGGATACTTGACGCTGTAGCTTTTGCCACGCGTCATTTATTCTACAACTAGCGAGCAGAGTAATCGTATTAAAACAGTAAACCACCTCGCAGttgttacataaaattatgaaattaataatttgtagaTGTTTAGAAAAGATGTTAATAGtagtattatttatactttatataattgtttttcatttaaagCAAGCGTAATAGTTTCTTTTCGATgagaaaaatcatttaaatgtatataatgtaatagataaatgaaagttatttaaattcaacaataaaatatcaattgaCAACATGAAATATGAttcaaaaattgtttttagaAATGTTTCTTCTAAATTTCTACTCTGTGcatatatgtaatttgtatatatctACTATAAAAGAAGTCTCTGCTGGAATTGGAAACAACTTACTTTAGatcattaaaacaaaattgtgtgccttttaaaaaaaaaaaaaagaatttagcTACATTACCGAACATAAGTATTAGTATATCCACTTGTCATATTTATTAGATaattctaacaaattttacttttgcTGTTTTTCTTTACAACGCATATTTGAAACAAATGGTATAATAcatttatgataaaataacTAGAAAATAAAGCAATGGAAagcatgtattttatattaaatattaatataaatataaatagtaataaGTGTGCTAGTATTTACTTATAGCCGGCAATGTATGTTTACCGTGGAAGGGCACCGTGCCGTTCACAGTACATTTCTCCGCACGATTCGATATTTCCCCTCTTGTAATATATTCGTATGTTTCTCCTACCATCAGAGATGAGGCGATGTCTTTGACAATCACGATGAGGGACACTTATTATTAGTGTTTCACTGGCTCTTTTAATAATGCATTCTGGATTTCCCCACTCTGGTATATTATACTTGATTATTAACAATTTGAAATTAGAAGATCCATTTATCAATTCTAAGAAAAACAATGACTTGTTGAAGAATATCACACATTaagtaaacaaaattctaactGAACGGAAGCTACAACTAAGGTTATGTATAGccatgtttttttttattgatagaTTAGTATAAGCTAACAAAACTTAAAATTGAAACCTACGTTAATAACTTTGCTATAAAATACAAGCTTTTAGTAAGAGGTAATCAGATCActtatcaaaatttaaaatatatgagaGATAATTCGCTTATTTCTTAATCACTGCATAACATCAGTAATTAATAGTGGAAGAAATGGAATATGATTCCATGCTACATTATTTTAAGTTTGAATTAAATTTGCAACGTATGGCGATGATAACTATGGCAATATCGCTATGGGAACAATCACAtatcagaaataaaatacaacaacTTTTAACATTTGAATATAGAGATGGTGAGAATGCAATTAATGAGAGGAAGTGGCAtgatataacaaaattaatattaaaagagaTAGAGTCAAATacattaaattcaatattgaaGATCGAATTAACTCACATAATAAAATGCATAGGTGATAAGATATTTAACTGGTATGAGTATATTCGTAAGAATATTGAATATGATACAAAAGAATCagcaattaattatattgagaaaatatattgGACTTATTATGGATCGATAGATGAGGTAAAGACATTAAAATCATTTTGGATAGATAACCCAAAACTAAGTATTGTTACAGTTTATGATATGGCATGTGAGTATGctttagaagaaaatatcaataatttatGGGAACAACTACCAAGagcattaaaagaaaaatgttttgaaaatatgtatacgGAATATAAGTGtcttatattagaatattggCAATGTTTTAGGGATGGAAATTTAACAGTATTTATTAGATATCTTGAAACAGCAATACATTCAGGAACGGGATACATACATgaacatttatataatagatATCATTCAGTAGAAGAGAATATGTTTAGATTGTCTGTCTATGGAGGATATAGCAAggctgtaaaatatttttgggataaattaaacgaggaagaaaaaaacagaaatGTAATTAATGGTATACAAATAGCTGTTACTAGCTATATTCCTGATTATACATCAATTGgggaatattattataaacgagacaattttgtagaaatatgtatatttcttatGAATCAAGTGAGAGCAGGCCATAAGAGAAAGACTATAACTCAGATTATATATGATTCATTTGaggataatatatatatgtgtaacattttaaaaatgataGCACCCACATGGCCATGGCAAGATtttcttgtaaaaatattagaagaatTAGAGGCAGCTTTGAAAGTGCAAAATAATGGCCATACAGGTTTCAATTTGTTATTTGTGATTGTATGTTCCATGAAAAGAGACTATGATTTAGGTtatgtaatagaaaatagtaaGTATGCGATGATACTACATGAAGTATGGCATAACATCCCTGCGTGCTTAAAATCAAAGATAGCTGAGATAGATTCATATTTAGATctcatagaaaatttattagagATTTGGCACTTACCAAGCGTaaagttaataattaatactcCAGAGATGATAAAAtggaaaacaaaattattagaatttggACATAAAGCATGTACAAAGATAGGAATGCTAGTAAAGATAGGacaatatgaattattaaatcaattCATAGAGGAAGTGTTAGTTTCtaaaaaagaggagaagcTTTTTAAACAAGCCATTAGTATGTGggattatttcataaatgaaGACCAATATGATTTGGCAGATAAACTATTAGATTGGCAATCTGATTCCatagaagagaaggaagagcTTAAGAGTAAGATAAATCATGTAGGgctttgtataaattttataaaaaaggaTCAATACGAATTAGCAGATAAGTTGCTAGATTGGAAATTTTCTACAAGAGAAGCAAGACAAGTTTGTAAGGATAGTTTTAAAGACAATAAAtcttcatattattatatttataaattatgggcagtaaaagaagaagatgtaGAAATAGCACGAAACAAATCTCATAAGTTTTTAAACTGGTTTTTACACTCAGAAGAAGAGATAGTATGGTTTAAGAAACAGAAGTTAGTAAATGACCAATTAGCAAAAATACTTTGCGAGTTATTCatagaaaagaattattttgaaacagttgagcattttttaaattggtgTTTATTATCAAAAGAGGAAATACAAAAGTTAAAGcaagtaatagtaaataagaAACTATCTAAAAAATGtcaatgctatataatgtggaattatgtacatatagcagagaaatttattaaatgggCTTTCGATGAAGAGGCAGAAAGAACAAAGTTTATTAGACAATTTATGTTATCAAATGATGGTATAGATTGTTGTGCTCGTTTTATAGCAGGGGCAGATGAAAGCGGAATTAACAAGCATAAATCAACATTCGAGGAAGtggttattaaatataataactttATCGATTTTTGGATCAAACCTCTAAATAActctaatgaaataaaagatagatTAATAAACCATTTATTTCACTATGGTGCagatgaaaatatagaaacatatgaaatatttatgaatttattagaTAAATCTAACTAAATAGGGGATGGACATAAGTTATATGGGATAGTagtaatatgaatatataattataaaatttttaagtaatattaGGCGGTACATATATCACAGACTAATAAGCCAGAAGTAATAGAGTTAATAATAAGTGAGCTTATTAATAATcaatgaattaatatttttaatcattacaTGGTGAAAGTAATTTGATACAGAACGATGTCAAAGTACTGTGGAGAGCAATATGCTTTATTATCAGAATAAACATCAACTATACATTCTCCATTAAAGTCatgatttttcttaaattttttccTTAATGCAGTGATCTCTTAATTAAGTATggagtatatatttttaataggaaTATGATATTGCTAAAATGCTGGTATTTAAAACtacaaaatggaaattacaattaatgaaGAAATACTATTAAAGAAATACTATTAAAGAATGGTAATTTATAGGattgtgtattttataattcgttTATATAcggaaaatattctattactttCACAAtcattatttttccttttaatgTTAGATTTAAGAAGCACGAAAAGAAATCTCAATATACAATTGTTTAAAAAGATCTCAGctatattatttcttaagtCCTATAAGATAACTGGTTTTTTCTGACGGAGAAAACGAATCTTGTTTACACGTAGTATTTACTATAGCGAATAAAtaggaaatagaaaatagatgCGAAGGCACGCAGCGTGTTGTTCAAACCATAACGAATCTAAAAGATAGAGACATGACTCACTGATAATACAGATTTTATGCAGCCTCCGCGTTTCTTCCTTGTAAATTGCAACATGACCTTACTCTACTGTGTTTCACCTCAGGAATAACCACTTACGGTGACATCTTAAAAGGTATGATTGTATTTCACAGCAACAGTCAACAACTGTGAATTCATTTTGTAAGTCAGTGGTGGGAAGAAGGAAATGAGATGTTTCAGGAAATCatgagaatataaataatgaatgcAGTATGTGTTTTCTGCAATACGCATTGTGCTCAGTGTTCTTGTTTGGTGTAAAAGTTAGACTTggatttataaaatgtaaaagtttAATGGCTGAAAGGAAAAGGCTGTAGATTCGGGAACACGTGCACAATATTTTATAGCATTTTATAACATGTATttaacatgtatataacatgtaaTGGGCTACGTGCAGCTTCTAGGAGTTTTAGACTCCCATTTTTCACTTCTATTGTTAAGTCACTTCTattgttaatacttttattttatgtatatttttcaaagaaatctattttttaataaatattcaaaatatatatgctatattctatttattatacattagtTTTATTAAGTTATTGGTTAAATAGGActttagaatttaataaacaataattgtattatctttctttttatgtattttcaaatgtttaaCATACTATTAAACGATTCGATATTCAACATACTTACTTcgacttaattaattagtatataaatcttatcataaatataatgatattcATATGCTTTTGTAGTCACTGGCATATATCAAACATAGTCAGTTactgattaattaaaacaatgaaCCATTCCTAGTCCTTCATACtctatttaataaacatactCAAATTCAACATGATACGACTATCGTCGAACCATTAAATCGATGCAGAATGGATTCGCAATACCCGCATGACACGATCGTGGCTTAGCTGTctgtttcaataaattttttcacAGCCTGTCTCATCGTTTAGGAAACAACTGTTTATAGTAACACTCGCTGGAGGTACACTTGTGATGTTAATTCACGAGcctataattattacatttaccagattaagaaatatataaaatgtccaAATAGTAAACCATACACACTGCgtttttattgataaaaaaaagcaaGGTCTGACAGATACGATTGCGATTTCATTCAACTGGATTCGTTTTGATTTGATTCATCGTAATGAAAGGGTTCGTGTTTTCCGAACACAGAGTGTACGTGTGTTGTTCGCCGCAAAGTACGGTAGGAGCTCGACTCGAATTGCAGGTTTATAAATTCTCGCCTCCAGTGCGCCAACTTACGCGCCCAGTCAAGAGGTCAAATCGTCGATACCAGGTAGAACGCAAGTTTTTCGCGTAGAACATCGGAAACTGATACCCCAGCATCAATACCGCCTCATAAGTGAAATTCAGCCTccaaatctaaaaaaaaaaaaagatggttGGACAAGTACAATTCGCTCAGTTGTATCGTTCAATTGCGATATGTGAAGTACGAGTTACGTAAATACGAAGGATAGCCTGGAGAATTTGTAGATTTTTGATATGTACTTTCATGGTCGGTTATATTATTGatttaatttatgtataataaataatagtttcAAAATTGCTGAAATTTCCATAACTcaaacttctaaaattatgattacatcaaatttccaaatataaaTCATACTTCCATCCTTTATCCTATGAACCTTACCAACCGATTACACAAagcaacaaaaataaaaatgtaaatacgtACTTACGTACGTCTATGATTTGCTTAATCTAGAACACTTATCGATCGTTCCATTGTCCACTAGATTTCATGTCCGCGTTTCCTCTATACTTTGACAGGATTCTTATTACATTGTTTCAGCGAGTTGGGAGAATTTCGAAATACTCCCATAGAACGCGGTACAGCCCCTCCATATCTCCGGCCGGTGCTTTCGCGCCTGAACCGCACGATTTATACTCTGACCTATGTATAAGCTGCGATTTATGCCCCGTGCACTTCTTCCACTCTACCCATCGTCGTTTAGATCGAGCTGGATGCTGTGGTAATTTGCCACAAGATATCCCGAGTGCATTGTTTTGGAACGCTCGATAATGGGAGCGAAGCCTGGCAGCGGAATTCATATTCTGACTTATCTATGCTCGTTTTGTCTATTTTAGAAAGctttatttctctcttctctcttttctttctccagtcatcaattaattttattattccagATCTGTGAGAGTCAtctgttgaaataaaaaaattccggGAGCTCGAACATTCTTTTTACGATTCTTCTCTGAAAAcaatttattcgttaaaaaattatccaaATGTTTGAAAAGATATAATAGTCCATAGATATTTGGTAGTGATCGAAGAACAGTGATTCGTTGATCATAAGTTAAAAACGATAGTAACGTAGTCGAATCTGTAACGTTAGACCGCGTGATTTCGCTAAATTTACTACCGCGTGCTATAATAATGCGATTGACGACGCCCACACGATTCAGTCGATGGTTAATTTACAGGGTGGTAACGTGGTACGCGTTACTAGAAAATAATTCCACCTACGCGGAGGCGGCGAGCGCCAGAGCTCGAGCTCTCGCGAGAGGGTAGTGCGCATAGCGTATACACAGTGGCATGGAATCTGGTTTTTAGTGACCGACTTTTAACTGCCAGCACCACGGGTGTTGTTGAGACGTACGAATAACTTTTCAACCGGATCGAATCTCTTAGAATCTTCCTTCTAGTTCTGTCTTTGTGATGTGTATGTTTTTTTAAACTAGCTAACGCTAGTTGGAGCGCGTTCAAAGATTTGTTTGAAACTGAGGGAATACAAGATAACATTTATGGCACGTGGAGAACGTTGTTTGGAAGACaaccttctttctctctctttttagaTAAACAAGAATtgtttcttacatttttaGCCACGTATTTCCGTACACTTGTTTATAAACTTATTGTCTTCCTCGTTTCGTACCACTTGCATATCGCTCTTTGAAAAACTTTATTAAACTGCTGATTCAGAAAAAAACATTTGTTGTCTTTCGATCCAcagtatatacgtataaggtACAGAAAACGTTAGATTCTTCAGAAAGCTCAAATAGACTAATACAATTTTGAACTGCTCCTTTTACTTCGAAATGTTTACTTCAAGAAAGAGTCGTCTGTTTCATGAGGTCATCGATGATTCATAAGCAAACTGTACAGTATCCTTCAAACGAAGGTTTGTGTACCGGATAATATAGGTGAACtacaagagaaaaatatttttctatcggtCAAATACCTCAATCTATTTTTACGTAAATATAGGAAAAGAATTTTCCTgccgaattttttattaaaagaaattacaaactttatttaataaatatattgataacTGACTGTAGATGTTTATGCGtatatgagaaatttaaagatataaacATTTACGAAATTCACATAACAAcgcataaatatgtaaaatactcAAAGAACGATTATACTGTTAAATGAATGTAACGAGCTTttgaaattccatttctttaattatcctCATAAAGGTATGAGTTGATCCAAATACCCACGatctattaataaatatttcagaaatttttcaaGCATTGTTAAAAGaccataataaaatatgtctgCTTGTGGAACGTACAGAATCTTATTACATGCGATAGCTAACTCATAATTAGATATAATTTAGatatataattgatataatttttatttttaactttaattttcgCCATCGACGATAAGTCAATAGTTAATCTAAGTCTACATTAATGTTGAAGAGACGAAACACGCGTTCAGGTACTTAGAACGTACCTGATCGTCGCAGGCGAACCAGGTAATGCGACCCCAGCTCGGGGCTAAACGCGTATATCAAGTAGCCGGAGAATGTCGAGATTTCcactcttttctcttttctctcgacAGACTGGAAGCCTGCGAGTCGTTTATTCGTTTGCCACTGTCCCCGGTAGCAACGAGAGCAGACGAGCGTGTGGCGACCGCCGCTATCAGATCCATTATAAATCCATGGCAGAGCATCCAGCGAAATGATTTAATGCTACACGAGTccgcgaattttattttgcacgCTGCCCGCGATAGACCGTTTCGATGCAAATACGCGAGCTACACGCGGCCGATTGGAAATCTGTTTTGATGCTTTTGACGTTCGCAAGGGCACGTGTCAGCGAGCTATATTCGATCCTATGGTTAATTGTTCTTTGATCGATCGCCGGTTAACGAGGACTGATCCTATTTCCCTACCGTTTATTTTTGAGAGAACAAGGCAGGATCGTACAAAATATTGATTACTTCGAATTAATAGATAATCGTTCAAATGAGATCGTTCCTGAAAAAATAGTATAACTATTAAAATGTGCGCTATTATGTTCTATTTATATCTGGGGATAAACAGGTAGATAAGTACTATAGATGTAAATACTGTACAGTACTTACTATGGGTAATGGTAAATACAGTAACAGAACAGTAGTGCATTCTATGTAATTCTTACATAAACTGCATTCTTAAATAAAAGTATGTGGTCACTTGACAGCAGCCGGAAATATTCTACGAcggaaatagaaatagaatttttagatGAGAAGCATGCAGAGAAACGAGTATATTATATCCATGTGCGGCCAGAGTAATAAAGGATCAAGTAGAGTTCGGTGACATTCTCAATTCAGATTTTGCACATCTTTTTTGCTTTGTTATACGACATTCctataaaagaaaaacgattCATAAGTAATCAACAGATAcacttatttatttgttcatttatatatgtgtataaatatacacatacatgtTCCTGTGTATCATCATAAAAGATCACTCATCAATATTCTAATGTTGTTCCTAACCTCTAATGTTATTCtaataatgtattaatataataataaataataataataattatacatacatatatatacatattcccTTTGGAATAGCATTAGAGGTTCAGAATGTTGACGAGTAATCTTTgaaagcgaagaaaaaatttatatggTGACAGCATTTATTGCATATTTAGCAGAGGCAAAAAAGATGAACGACGTCTAATAATTTTAGACGAAGTATAAAGTTTTATGACAGTACCTTTGTGcgatatatatctatatgatATACAGTAGTAAAATATTATGCCTAACTGGTCCTTTTTCCATAATTCTTGGTAGAATAGCCAAAGTGCAAACAACGTCGAACTGTCCTTAATAATAGCAGTtcctttataaataataatataagaaaaataaaaatatgcatgTAGACAAAGCAGTGCTATTAAAGGggcaatataatttatacttgCCTGTAAGCAACATAAttggctttttttttttgtgcttGCACATACCAACGTAGAAGAAGTAAGCTGAGGTGGCCAATAAATTTCACTTAATTTCTCTCTTATTAACACGGTAATGTGccgttggaaatatttttcaacagtGGCCTGCACTGCCTGTATGTAAACAATTGCGGACTAACATGCAAAAGCGAACACGGAGTTTCTGTGgagaaataagaaacaaatatagAATACAATTGTTCATTTTCGGTttaattttcgagaaaattgaattcaaAATTTTAGCAAGTATACTTGGACATGGCTAATTGCGCACTGAACAAAACTAAATAATCGACAGTAGGACACTCTGTATGTGAGAAAATATGTCGGAAATGTAGAATACAGTTTTTCCATCCAAGTTTTCGTATGTACATGcgtatgataaattttcaaatttatttttctcggaaACAAAGCGTCTTGTgaagaaattggaaaaaattgaaaagagtAAGAATATgtctaaacaaattttattatttcttttatatatatattatatgtaataacgtaaatcCTTCGGGTAAATCAGACGATCGGTTCTGGAAAATTGagttt
The nucleotide sequence above comes from Bombus fervidus isolate BK054 chromosome 6, iyBomFerv1, whole genome shotgun sequence. Encoded proteins:
- the LOC139988406 gene encoding uncharacterized protein codes for the protein MEYDSMLHYFKFELNLQRMAMITMAISLWEQSHIRNKIQQLLTFEYRDGENAINERKWHDITKLILKEIESNTLNSILKIELTHIIKCIGDKIFNWYEYIRKNIEYDTKESAINYIEKIYWTYYGSIDEVKTLKSFWIDNPKLSIVTVYDMACEYALEENINNLWEQLPRALKEKCFENMYTEYKCLILEYWQCFRDGNLTVFIRYLETAIHSGTGYIHEHLYNRYHSVEENMFRLSVYGGYSKAVKYFWDKLNEEEKNRNVINGIQIAVTSYIPDYTSIGEYYYKRDNFVEICIFLMNQVRAGHKRKTITQIIYDSFEDNIYMCNILKMIAPTWPWQDFLVKILEELEAALKVQNNGHTGFNLLFVIVCSMKRDYDLGYVIENSKYAMILHEVWHNIPACLKSKIAEIDSYLDLIENLLEIWHLPSVKLIINTPEMIKWKTKLLEFGHKACTKIGMLVKIGQYELLNQFIEEVLVSKKEEKLFKQAISMWDYFINEDQYDLADKLLDWQSDSIEEKEELKSKINHVGLCINFIKKDQYELADKLLDWKFSTREARQVCKDSFKDNKSSYYYIYKLWAVKEEDVEIARNKSHKFLNWFLHSEEEIVWFKKQKLVNDQLAKILCELFIEKNYFETVEHFLNWCLLSKEEIQKLKQVIVNKKLSKKCQCYIMWNYVHIAEKFIKWAFDEEAERTKFIRQFMLSNDGIDCCARFIAGADESGINKHKSTFEEVVIKYNNFIDFWIKPLNNSNEIKDRLINHLFHYGADENIETYEIFMNLLDKSN